The following are from one region of the Petrotoga mobilis SJ95 genome:
- a CDS encoding M48 metallopeptidase family protein, whose translation MIDPVDFKAEVWNLARDIRVQPKEIHIREMSKKWGSCSSRGRLTFDKKLLNEPKSFRFEVIIHELLHLRYPKHGKMFDALVQEYLNRNIEKN comes from the coding sequence ATGATTGACCCAGTTGATTTTAAAGCCGAAGTTTGGAATTTAGCTAGAGATATTAGGGTCCAGCCAAAAGAAATTCATATTCGTGAAATGAGTAAAAAATGGGGAAGTTGCTCTTCAAGAGGTAGGTTAACCTTTGATAAAAAACTTTTAAATGAGCCAAAAAGTTTTAGATTTGAGGTAATTATTCATGAATTATTACACTTGAGATACCCTAAACATGGAAAAATGTTCGATGCTTTAGTGCAAGAATATCTCAATAGAAACATTGAAAAAAACTAA
- a CDS encoding bifunctional dihydroorotate dehydrogenase B NAD binding subunit/NADPH-dependent glutamate synthase → MFEISEKKKLAQDVYSVWVEAPKIAAHAQPGQFVIVISEEDGERIPLTIVDKTEDKIRLIFQVVGKSTTKMSTFENGDSFAHVVGPLGNPSEIDYYGTVLLIGGGIGVAPILPILKALKEKGNRVISIMGARTADLLILEDEFSQLSDKLIVTTDDGSKGMKGLVTDGMKKVVSDGEKIDKAWAIGPVIMMKFATKTAQELGFPIIVSLNPIMVDGTGMCGGCRVTVGDSVKFACVDGPEFEGELVEWDELLKRLGQYKVEEKESLEEKKKKRPKKILRNKVPVKKQPPEERKHNFQEVAYGYCLEEAMMEADRCLQCPDSAYNCINGCPVGVDIRGFIRELREGNLTKSAEILKSYNNLPSICGRVCPQENQCEGACTLGKSGAFEPVAIGRLERFVADWERVQRKNEKNNIQVSKDNVKGKVAVVGAGPSGLTVAADLAKMGYYVKIFEALHKPGGVLTYGIPEFRLPKEIVFEEVEYVKSLGVEIETDVVVGKTITIDEMREEFDAIFIGTGAGTPRFLNIPGENLNGVYSSSEFLTRVNLMKAYEFPLVDTPVKVGKHVVVVGAGNVAMDASRSALRLGAETVTVVYRRSEEEMPARKEEYENAVEEGINFMWLTNPIECKGNEKGELTSVVCQKMKLGEPDSSGRRRPIPIENSYVEIPADLFIVAIGQESNKVLLNAFPELKLNKWGYIEADPVTGVTSVEGVWAGGDIVTGAATVIEAMGAGKRAAKAIDEYISSKVGKF, encoded by the coding sequence TTGTTCGAAATATCCGAGAAAAAGAAGTTAGCTCAAGATGTATACAGTGTTTGGGTTGAAGCACCAAAGATAGCAGCACATGCACAACCTGGTCAGTTCGTTATAGTTATATCAGAGGAAGATGGAGAGAGAATTCCTCTAACTATAGTTGATAAAACTGAGGATAAGATAAGACTCATATTTCAAGTGGTTGGTAAAAGCACGACGAAAATGTCAACTTTTGAAAATGGTGATTCCTTTGCCCACGTTGTTGGACCTTTGGGCAATCCCTCAGAAATCGATTATTATGGGACGGTATTATTGATTGGTGGAGGCATCGGTGTTGCCCCGATTTTACCTATTTTAAAGGCGTTGAAAGAAAAAGGCAACAGGGTAATATCGATTATGGGAGCAAGAACCGCTGATCTTTTAATTTTAGAAGATGAGTTTTCACAACTTTCTGATAAGTTGATAGTAACAACAGATGATGGATCAAAAGGTATGAAAGGTTTGGTTACCGATGGTATGAAAAAAGTAGTTTCAGATGGTGAAAAAATAGATAAGGCTTGGGCTATCGGACCAGTTATAATGATGAAGTTTGCCACAAAGACAGCTCAAGAACTTGGGTTTCCAATAATAGTGTCTTTGAACCCAATTATGGTAGATGGAACAGGAATGTGTGGTGGGTGTAGGGTAACAGTTGGAGATAGCGTTAAATTTGCCTGTGTGGATGGCCCTGAATTTGAAGGTGAGCTCGTTGAATGGGATGAATTGTTAAAGAGACTGGGGCAGTACAAAGTCGAGGAGAAGGAATCTTTAGAAGAAAAAAAGAAAAAACGTCCAAAAAAGATTTTGAGGAATAAAGTTCCTGTGAAAAAACAACCTCCCGAAGAGAGAAAGCATAACTTTCAAGAGGTTGCATATGGTTATTGCTTGGAAGAGGCTATGATGGAAGCCGATAGATGCTTACAATGTCCTGATAGCGCATATAATTGTATAAACGGATGTCCCGTTGGTGTAGATATACGAGGTTTTATAAGAGAGTTGAGAGAAGGTAATCTTACCAAATCTGCAGAAATACTGAAGAGTTACAACAATTTACCGTCTATTTGTGGAAGAGTTTGTCCGCAGGAGAATCAGTGTGAAGGTGCATGTACCCTAGGTAAATCAGGTGCTTTTGAACCAGTTGCCATAGGTAGATTAGAAAGGTTTGTGGCGGATTGGGAAAGAGTACAAAGAAAAAATGAAAAGAATAATATCCAAGTGTCTAAAGACAATGTCAAAGGAAAGGTTGCTGTTGTAGGTGCAGGGCCTTCAGGACTAACGGTGGCAGCAGATTTGGCAAAGATGGGATATTACGTAAAAATTTTTGAAGCCCTACACAAACCCGGAGGGGTCTTGACCTACGGTATCCCTGAGTTCAGACTTCCAAAAGAGATAGTATTTGAAGAAGTCGAGTATGTTAAATCATTGGGAGTGGAAATTGAGACGGATGTAGTGGTAGGAAAGACAATTACAATAGATGAAATGAGAGAAGAGTTCGACGCTATATTTATAGGTACAGGTGCGGGGACCCCCAGATTCTTGAATATCCCAGGGGAAAATTTGAACGGGGTTTACTCTTCAAGTGAATTCTTAACAAGGGTTAATTTGATGAAAGCATATGAGTTTCCTTTGGTTGATACTCCGGTTAAGGTAGGCAAACATGTGGTAGTTGTTGGAGCAGGCAACGTCGCGATGGATGCTTCAAGATCGGCGTTAAGGCTTGGTGCCGAAACCGTAACAGTGGTGTACAGAAGATCGGAGGAAGAAATGCCAGCAAGAAAAGAAGAATATGAAAACGCCGTTGAAGAGGGAATCAATTTTATGTGGCTGACTAATCCAATAGAGTGTAAAGGAAACGAAAAGGGAGAATTGACAAGTGTTGTCTGTCAAAAGATGAAATTGGGAGAACCTGATTCTTCTGGTAGAAGAAGACCTATCCCTATTGAAAATAGTTACGTTGAAATACCCGCAGATCTTTTTATCGTTGCTATAGGTCAAGAGTCAAACAAGGTATTACTCAATGCATTTCCTGAATTGAAACTGAATAAATGGGGTTATATAGAGGCAGATCCCGTTACCGGGGTTACTTCTGTTGAAGGAGTTTGGGCAGGAGGAGACATAGTTACAGGTGCAGCAACCGTTATCGAGGCAATGGGTGCAGGTAAAAGAGCTGCTAAGGCAATAGATGAATATATTTCTTCTAAGGTAGGAAAATTTTGA
- a CDS encoding protein-L-isoaspartate(D-aspartate) O-methyltransferase yields MDFEKESRMMVEYQLKRRGISDEKVLNAFLKVKRHLFVPKDLERYAYDDCPLPIGEGQTISQPYIIGLMLQLLELRENDVVLEIGTGSGYQTALLAEIVRLVYTIERNETLAQRAKNKFEELGYKNIVLEVGDGTKGWTKEEIEFDGIIVSAAAPKVPEPLFSQLKIGGRMVIPIGSRTFQRLHKITKLEDGNMKVEYSDGCMFVPLIGEYGW; encoded by the coding sequence ATGGATTTTGAGAAAGAAAGTAGAATGATGGTTGAGTATCAGCTAAAAAGAAGAGGTATAAGCGATGAAAAGGTTCTAAATGCTTTTTTGAAGGTTAAAAGACATTTGTTTGTACCAAAAGATCTTGAGAGGTATGCATATGATGATTGCCCTTTGCCTATTGGCGAAGGGCAAACTATTTCTCAGCCTTATATAATCGGCTTAATGCTTCAATTATTAGAGTTAAGAGAAAACGACGTAGTTTTAGAGATAGGAACGGGATCTGGTTATCAAACTGCTTTACTTGCAGAGATAGTGCGTCTTGTTTATACGATAGAACGAAATGAAACGTTAGCCCAAAGAGCAAAGAATAAATTTGAGGAATTAGGTTATAAAAATATTGTTTTAGAGGTTGGAGATGGAACAAAAGGGTGGACAAAAGAAGAGATTGAGTTTGACGGAATCATAGTTTCAGCGGCAGCTCCAAAGGTTCCTGAACCTTTGTTTTCTCAACTTAAAATTGGTGGTAGAATGGTAATTCCAATTGGTTCTAGAACCTTTCAACGTTTACATAAAATAACTAAGTTAGAGGATGGAAATATGAAGGTTGAATACTCTGATGGATGCATGTTTGTTCCTTTAATAGGTGAATATGGTTGGTGA